The Glandiceps talaboti chromosome 1, keGlaTala1.1, whole genome shotgun sequence genome has a segment encoding these proteins:
- the LOC144434046 gene encoding carbohydrate sulfotransferase 2-like, with product MKSSRAVSIFALTLIAVILITVKLQSSPATKYGCHGDAHYNQRSQKTNINRTEENSSKRKGKMVMIFSRKRSGSRMTGELFSRHPDCFYFYEPGRIIAQHVSTLAAEKWENLEDFRPLLLSFLDGVYSCNFTHHMMSDLYSTNLYTIRGNYPSPNNLTIQSITNYCMSKKNVVTKVLRLYNIFLAAPLLIKHDIKIIHLIRDPRGMIKSRELFREHSKALSTPGEFHMNGMLKEEIVDYCRWLDTNYLVSRHAPDWFRNNYMLVRYEDIVEHPGKVVPKLYEFVGMPTDDVMERISKDIIGDIPGNAQAWRNGVTYENVKQIQGLCPVRIWNMFGYKLLDSPDMLNDNSSSLVVDMNLESYYV from the coding sequence ATGAAATCGTCACGAGCTGTTTCTATCTTTGCTTTGacattgatagcagtaattttGATTACAGTGAAATTGCAGTCTAGTCCTGCGACTAAgtatggttgccatggtgatgcgCATTACAACCAAAGATCTCAAAAGACAAACATCAATAGAACCGAAGAGAACAGCAGCAAACGGAAAGGCAAAATGGTGATGATCTTTTCACGTAAGCGTTCTGGTTCAAGAATGACCGGAGAGTTGTTTAGCAGGCATCCTGACTGTTTCTACTTTTATGAACCAGGGAGAATCATTGCACAACATGTTTCTACTCTTGCCGCTGAGAAATGGGAAAACCTCGAAGACTTTCGTCCTCTACTATTGAGTTTCCTCGATGGTGTATATTCGTGTAATTTCACACATCATATGATGTCAGATCTGTACAGCACTAATCTCTATACAATTCGTGGAAACTACCCATCTCCAAATAACCTTACAATACAAAGCATCACAAATTATTGCATGTCGAAGAAGAACGTGGTCACCAAGGTATTACGCCTCTACAATATCTTTTTAGCCGCACCACTGCTAATTAAACACGATATCAAAATCATTCATCTCATTCGAGATCCACGTGGCATGATCAAATCTCGAGAACTTTTCAGAGAACATTCGAAGGCATTATCAACACCAGGTGAATTCCATATGAATGGGATGTTGAAAGAGGAAATAGTTGACTATTGTAGATGGCTTGACACTAATTATCTAGTTTCTCGACATGCCCCTGACTGGTTCAGAAACAATTACATGTTGGTTAGGTATGAAGATATTGTTGAACATCCGGGTAAAGTGGTCCCCAAACTCTATGAATTTGTTGGAATGCCGACTGATGACGTCATGGAAAGAATAAGTAAAGATATCATTGGTGATATACCCGGGAACGCACAAGCCTGGAGGAATGGTGTAACGTATGAGAATGTTAAACAAATTCAGGGCCTATGCCCAGTAAGAATATGGAACATGTTTGGATACAAATTGTTAGACAGCCCTGACATGTTGAACGACAACTCAAGTAGTCTTGTTGTCGACATGAATTTAGAAAGTTACTATGTGTGA